A window of Pyrinomonadaceae bacterium genomic DNA:
GCTCGCACCGGAGCCCTCCCTTACGGTCGGGCTACTGCCCCGGTTCCTATCACACTCTCGTAAGCTTCCAGCGCGCGATCAGCCATGTGCGGCGCACTGTAATGCTGGTGCACGCCGAGCGCGCCCTGACGGCCCATCTCTTCCGCGCGCGGGCGGTCCTGGAAAATCTGAAGCAGGGCGTCGGCCAGGCTTTGCGCATCGTCCGGCTCAACCAGCAGGCCGCCTGATGTCTTCTCGATGATCTCGGTGAACGCTCCGCGGCGAGGTTGCACGAGCGGGATACCGCACGCCATCGCCTCGAGCAACGAAACGCCTTTTGGCTCGTCGTATGTCGCCGGCACCGACATCACATCCAGTTGGCGGAGGAAGTCGATCTTCTCTTCACGGTCCAGAACGCCTCGATAACTGAACTCGGAAGCAAGTCCCGCCTCTGCCAAACCCTTTTGGATATCGTTAAGATACGGTTTGCATTCGGGCGCAATCCAACCCGCGGCCTCGAGACGTGCTGGCGCTCCGTTGCTTTCTTTTCGAAACAGTTTGTAGGCGTCGGCGAGCACGTGCAGTCCCTTTTCCGGAGCAATGCGTCCGAGAAATCCCACAGTGAAACCGTTCTTCGCCACAGGCTCTTTCTTTTCAAAGCCGTGGAGGTTTATCCCGATCGGCACGACGCGCATCTTCTCCGCAGGAATACCGAGATAGCCGGGCATGAATTCGGCGTAGAATTCGCTGATCGGAAGAAAAAGATCGACGTGCTTGATGTTGCTGCGAATTAGCTCCAGCGCCTGTTCACGATATGGCTCTCGCAGGCTATCAAGAAAGAGATCCTCGCCCTGCAGCGTGCAGCAAATCGGTCGATTCAATTCACGCTTGAGCGGTCCAGCCAGACCGAGCAGCAGCGAATAGGGAAGGTTGATGACGTCAGGAAGCGGCTCGCTCTTGAGCCAATCGATCAGTTTGTGGATTTCTTTGCGTTGGAAACCGTCTTCGCCCTTGAGAACCGAGACAGTCATCTCGCCCAACATTTTCGGATTGGTTGAGATCGACCGCCGGGATGCCAGGTCCAAGATCGCTCGTGAGTCCCAAAGCTTATCGAGCCACGCAGGTGCGTTGCGGAAAAACGGGACGTACTGTTCGAGATACGCGCTGATGCCGCCGAGAACAACTTTATTTTGACTGACATTCGGCTCGTCGGTGTGGGTTGGCGTATAAACCGGCAGCAGCATCACGTCATGCCCGCGCGCGATTAGCTCCGTCGCCAGCGCGTTGTCGCGCAGACAACTGCCGCAGTACATCCTTCCGGCGCCACCTGTGAGATAGAGAATCTTCACGACAAAACTTGTGCTGCGCGTTCCCTCAGGATTTCGGCTGCCCGGATCAAGCGGAGGCAGCGCGTTGAAAGGCCCGGCGAGCATACAAATGTTCAAACAGATTGCCTTCGTGTGGCTGATCCCAACTCACGTGGTTCGTAGGCACAGCGCCGAGATTCAGCCGATCCACGTTCGGCGAGGCGACCAGTTTCTGCACCAGTTTCGGATCGTTCGTGATCGCAGTCACTACCAAGCTGGGGCCGAGCGAGTCGGGAATTTGATCCTGACTGACATTAACGACGCTGGCGAACGGGAAAAGAAATTCTCGATTCGCGAGCGGATGTGTTGCGTCTTCACAGTGAATGATCGTCGGCAACAGATATGAACAGCCTTCCCATTCCAGCAGCCGATCAGTTCGACGGGCGGTCGCGCTCACGTCGCTGGCGCCCGGCTCGCTCAATCCTTGATCGATGATTGTCGAAATCCGCGCGGCAACGCCCTTGTCGGTGAAAGGCGCGAGTTGCGCAGTTTCGTCGTCTGCCGCGCGCGGAACGATTCTGGCAAGCCGCTCAGCCAGCGCGTGACTAATCTTTTCAGCATGACGTGGAGTCCAAACACCGGACGCGTTGATACAGGAGCGTCCGCTGTTCTGAGCGATCGAATCGACCATCACGTCAAGATATTGTTCCCAGTCATCGACGCAGTCTTCACCGATCACGATCTTGCTGTAACCGGGACCATGAATCTCGATGCGCGTATCGCCTTCCCAAATACCGGTCGTTGAGCTGTCGCCGAAGACCATGCCGCGGCCGCAATGGCGCAGAATCTCACCGGCGCCTGCGTGATCGGTCGGGTAAAAACTGAATGCCTCGCGCGGGCCGCCGGCTCGAATCAACGCTTGAATGATCCGGAAAGGCGTCCAGGGTTCAGCCCCGCCAGGTTTCAGAATCAGCGGAATCTTCAATGCAAACGCGGGAATCCATAATGAATGAACACCCGGCGAATTGTTCGGCAACACCGCGCCAAGCGATTCTCCACGCGGGAAGAAACTCAGCGCATGCCCTTCGAACTCTCCGAACCCTCGATCGAGAATTCCCCAGTCGAGATTTCTGGTCAGACCGTGAAGGACGCCTCCCATCTCTGCCAGCATCGTTCCGACCTTCACCATGTTCCGCCGCGCCAGGGTGTGAGGCAATCCGGTTGTCGCGGAGACCTGCTGCACATAATCATCTGGCGACTGAGGCAGCGCGCCGAGCGGAAGCACGTCGTTCAGAAAGTGGCCCGCAGCACGCGCGCAGATTTCGACAAGTTCAGCGGTGGAGAATTTTGTCAGTGCGGCGCGAGCGCTCCGTTGATCCAGCAAGTCGCGGCGAATCAGTCCAGCGTTCGCCTGGCTGATCTCAACAAATGGTTCGCGCGTGCGATGATGCGGAACACGAACTACGTCGAGACTCGTGTAGGGTTCACCTTTGCGAAGGATTGGTATCGAAATCATGGTGAATCTTGCGCGGTGTGGTCAGTACCGGCAGCGGTAGCGACCGGGTCTCGTTACTGCGACGGCCAGCCGCGGCTTGACGGTCACCCGGTCGCTACCGCTCCCGGTACTGACCTCCTACACCTAATAAACTCCTTCAACCACCGATGTACTCAGTTTCGCGAATGGCCGCACATTTCTAACACCGTCCCACGGATAGAGATCACACGGCGGTTCGCGTTCAGCTTCGTCGCGCTCGAGAAACCGCGGCATGAAAAACTCTTTGGTCAGAGTTGTCAGTCGGACGCGGCCAGTCTCGCCGTAGCCTACGAGTTTCTCGGGATTGTCAGGATCGACGACTTCGATCATGGCGCGCGGCAGCGGCGGATAATAGATGATGGCGAAGTTGTCTTCAGGGATGCGCGGCTTGTGAACCGCCAAACCCATCAGAGTGTTTCCGTAGGTGGCCGCGAAATAAGCGCCCTCCAGTAATTCTTCGACTGCGAAGCGATGGAACTGTGGAGTCATTTCGGTGCCCCCGCAAAACACTCCGGTGATTCCCATCTTTTTCAGCGACACTCTTTCGCAGAGGGCTTCCAAAAGCTTCGGCGTCGTAAAAAGACAACGAATGTTCGGGTGGGCCTTCAGCAGCGTGAGGCCCTGCTCGATTACGTGTTGTTTGTAGCTCTCGGCTTCTTTTGCTTTGCCTTGCTTGATCAGCTTGATGACCCAACGCGGATCGAGATCCACCATAAAGCAGATGCCGCCGCGGAACTGCGCCAAATGCTCGACCGCGAGACGCAGACGGCGTGGCCCGGTGGGTCCCAGCGATAACCAGTCAGAGTCCTTGGGAAAGAACTCGTCGGGCAACGTAGTGCTAAAGGCCTCGTAATCAATCCGGAAGTCTTCGATGTTGATGCGCGACTTCGGTACGCCGGTACTGCCGCCTGTTTCGAATGTGTAAACCGGTCGACCATCGAAACCTTTCGGCACCCATCGCCGCACGGGCCCGCCGCGAAGCCATTCGTCCTGGAAAAAACCAAACCGCGCCAGGTCGTCGTAGCCTTTTACTTCTTTGCGCGGATCCCACGAAAGTTTCTTCGCGTGATCCAACCAGAAGGGACAACCGGTGGCCGGATCAAAATGCCATGCAACGACTTCACGAACCCAGGCGTCCAGAACGTTCCGCGATTGCACGATGTTGGATTGGAGTTTAGCTTCGACAGGGGACATGTTGTGTTCAGTTGTAATCTGCAGACCTAAAATACCAGAAGTGAGGTCAGTACCGAGAACGGTAGCGACCGGGTGTCCTCTCGCGACGTTGATGATGCAAGAGCGCGACCCGGTCGCTACCGCTCTCGGTACTGACTTCTCGCTACCGCCCCGGTTCTAACTTCTCGCTCGGAAGCTTAACGAACCACGCGCCCATCGCCAGTATGATCACCACCACCGTCAACACATAGAACATTGCCGCATACGATTGGGTACGCGCCACGCTTTCAGCCAGCAACAGAGGGCCGACCGCGGAGGCGAGGACCGTGAGCGCCTGGGCTGCTCCCTGAATCTTTCCGAGATGCGCCCGCCCGTAAGTGTGACTCCAGAAAGAAAAGAAGATGACTATCACAAAGCCGCCTGCTAGTCCCATGACCACGGCATACGCAACCACGTGCGTTTGAGTTTTTACGTGCGGCAGGCCCAGGAGCGATCCGGCGAGTAAAACCATGGCCAGCGTCAAAAGGCGGTTCATCCTCCAGCGCGTCGTCAGCCAGCCTCCGAAAAAGTTTCCCACCAATGATGTCAGCGCGACGATTACCAGAGTCCGATGATATGTGGAGGCGTCGAAACCTCTCTCAGCCAGAATCGACTCATTAAATAGCGCGATGCCTGAAGCGATTAATCCGTAAATCGCACTGGCAATTCCGAAGACCCAGAAAGCGGGCGTTGCCAGCGCCTGTCCGAGAGTTTGTCCTTCAGCCGGACTCTGATCCGGTTGCGGTTCCGTTCGCATCTCGTCAGTCTTCAGGCCACACGCTTCGGGTGAACTGCGAACCAACAGCAACGCGAGCGGCGCCAATCCAAACAGCAGGCAGAAACCTATGGCGGCCCATGCAGAGCGCCAACCTGATTTGATCACCATGGCCCCCACGACGGGGAAAGCAATCATAAATCCAACACTCAAGACTACCGTGTAAACCGCCATCGCCGCGTTAAGCCGGCGGACGAACCACTTTCCGACAATCGTAATACTGACGACTGAAAGCGCGCTTTGGCCAAATCCGCGCGTGAGTGTGATTAGGATTGCAATTAAGAGAATGCTCTCGGCGCGGCTCATCAAGAGAACGACTGCAGCGAGCGCAATGGTAACCACCGTCAGCACCATCCGGCCGCCAAAACGATCTATAAATCGTCCTACGCCGAGACAAAAGAGCGCCCCAATTAGGGTTGCCCAAAGATTGATGCGGGCGAACAGCACGCGATCCATTTGCAGACTGGCGAGGAGCGGTTCGGTGATTAGTCCGAGTCCCTGCGTTCGGCCCGGAAGGGTCCCCACCATAGCGAGCGCAGCCACGGACAGATTGATCCATCCGCAATAAATCGGGGCGGCTAATAGCCGATTATTCAGCCTGTTGGTTTCGACGCTCACTGAATCCATACTTGAGAGACGTTCTTACGCTTCGAGATAAACATTTTCTTTGTCACGATTATCCACGCCAGCGTCAGAATAAAGCTGACTAACAGCCCAACCCAGCGCGCCAGACCTTTTCCAAAAACCACTGTGGCGTTAAAGATGATGAAAATCAGAAACCAATGCCAGGCAAGAATTGCCCAACGTGGCCGCTTGAAATATGAATCCCGTCCCCGTAGCCACCACCAGCCGACGTCTAAGACCCAAATCGCCAACAAACCATAGTTGACGATAAGACCGACGCCCGACGGGAATCCGACGACCTCGTAGGTTTGCCGCGCGGTATCGCGATAAGCCGCCGCGTGACTCCACTGGTGGTAGAACTCAAAGGCGAAAAGGAAGTGAAGGATTAATGAGAGGCAGGCAGCCGTCCAAACAACTCTGACTGTGTCGCGCGTCCATGGTCGTGGCTTGTTTATAACGAGCACCAACACGCCCGCGACGTAAAGAACAATTGTTATCCAAATCGTAGCTCGAGTGAGGAATTCGCCGGCGTCCATTTGGAGTGTGTGGTAAATAAGCCCAGGCGGCTCTAACCCGAAGAGGTTCGAGTTAACTGTGCAAAGTGAAGCACAGCGCCGAGGCCGGCTCCCAGAAACAAGCCATAGACAACTCCCCAAAGTAACATTCCGGTTCGGCCGCCCAGAAAGTCGTTGAGCGCTGAGCCTGGGAAATACCCGAGGCAGTTTGCCACGAAGAGAATCGCCGCAAACTTCACCAGCGAGCCTTTTACGCTGAAGCCGATCGCGAAACCGCTCGCCATCAGAATCGACCCCAGAAACAAACCGGCTAGTTCGCCGGCGGCGTTCCGCAAAGTGAAATACGCGGCGACCCAGCCGGCGGCGTACAGAAAAAAAGACAATCCAAAGAGCAGATAAAACTTCGGGAGCCGCCAGCGCCTTACTACGAGGGAGCCGAGCACCGTGCCGCCCAGCAGAATGAAGAGCGCTGTCCAGGCTAAGTACGCACCGACTAATCCAAGGTTCCGGTACATCCACCGCTCGCCGAAAGCGACTGTGGCGAAGACGCACAAGCTAACGGCCGCGAAGCCCAGTCCGCCGATCGCAAGGGAGCGCGATAGAGATGGTGCGGATCGATCTGACATCTAAATCTTACAATCTGCGTTGCCTCGAGATAGAGAGCCTCAGTCTAAGCTGAGTACGAAGCGTCGGCGCTCAATGCGGCGCGCAATGATGCGGGAATCTCAGTCGGCTTCCCGTCTTTTAACGCCACAATCGTCATGGCACCTTCGATTGCCAATTCGTCATCGGCGCCGAAGACCTGAAAATCGTAACGAAACGAAGTGCGCCCAAGGTGGCCGACTGAGAGCCTCAGTCGAAACGAATCGTCCAGCGAGAGTACTTTCCGAAACTCACACTCGATTTTCACCCGTGGAAAATCGTGTCCCATGCTTCGGTTCATCGGCCACCCGATACAGCGAACGAGTTCGCTCTCGGCCTCTTCGACGATTTCGAAAATACGCGGGAAGTGCAGGCGACCGGCGGCGTCGGCATCGGCCCAGCGCAGTCGGCGCTTTAGTTCAATGGATGCAGGCATAATGAGTTAATCTTTTATCCAGCAACGAAACTGGTTAAACGTGAGATCTTTTTCTGGCGCGGAGAACTGATAGCCCTTGTTCTCGCACGTTCCTCTCAGCACGATTAAGTTCATCTTCCCTTAACCATTCGCCGAGCTTTTTATTCCTTTTGTGCCGCTGAGTATATCTGCATT
This region includes:
- a CDS encoding MFS transporter, translated to MDSVSVETNRLNNRLLAAPIYCGWINLSVAALAMVGTLPGRTQGLGLITEPLLASLQMDRVLFARINLWATLIGALFCLGVGRFIDRFGGRMVLTVVTIALAAVVLLMSRAESILLIAILITLTRGFGQSALSVVSITIVGKWFVRRLNAAMAVYTVVLSVGFMIAFPVVGAMVIKSGWRSAWAAIGFCLLFGLAPLALLLVRSSPEACGLKTDEMRTEPQPDQSPAEGQTLGQALATPAFWVFGIASAIYGLIASGIALFNESILAERGFDASTYHRTLVIVALTSLVGNFFGGWLTTRWRMNRLLTLAMVLLAGSLLGLPHVKTQTHVVAYAVVMGLAGGFVIVIFFSFWSHTYGRAHLGKIQGAAQALTVLASAVGPLLLAESVARTQSYAAMFYVLTVVVIILAMGAWFVKLPSEKLEPGR
- a CDS encoding glycosyltransferase family 4 protein yields the protein MNICMLAGPFNALPPLDPGSRNPEGTRSTSFVVKILYLTGGAGRMYCGSCLRDNALATELIARGHDVMLLPVYTPTHTDEPNVSQNKVVLGGISAYLEQYVPFFRNAPAWLDKLWDSRAILDLASRRSISTNPKMLGEMTVSVLKGEDGFQRKEIHKLIDWLKSEPLPDVINLPYSLLLGLAGPLKRELNRPICCTLQGEDLFLDSLREPYREQALELIRSNIKHVDLFLPISEFYAEFMPGYLGIPAEKMRVVPIGINLHGFEKKEPVAKNGFTVGFLGRIAPEKGLHVLADAYKLFRKESNGAPARLEAAGWIAPECKPYLNDIQKGLAEAGLASEFSYRGVLDREEKIDFLRQLDVMSVPATYDEPKGVSLLEAMACGIPLVQPRRGAFTEIIEKTSGGLLVEPDDAQSLADALLQIFQDRPRAEEMGRQGALGVHQHYSAPHMADRALEAYESVIGTGAVARP
- a CDS encoding thioesterase family protein, whose translation is MPASIELKRRLRWADADAAGRLHFPRIFEIVEEAESELVRCIGWPMNRSMGHDFPRVKIECEFRKVLSLDDSFRLRLSVGHLGRTSFRYDFQVFGADDELAIEGAMTIVALKDGKPTEIPASLRAALSADASYSA
- a CDS encoding aldehyde dehydrogenase family protein; its protein translation is MISIPILRKGEPYTSLDVVRVPHHRTREPFVEISQANAGLIRRDLLDQRSARAALTKFSTAELVEICARAAGHFLNDVLPLGALPQSPDDYVQQVSATTGLPHTLARRNMVKVGTMLAEMGGVLHGLTRNLDWGILDRGFGEFEGHALSFFPRGESLGAVLPNNSPGVHSLWIPAFALKIPLILKPGGAEPWTPFRIIQALIRAGGPREAFSFYPTDHAGAGEILRHCGRGMVFGDSSTTGIWEGDTRIEIHGPGYSKIVIGEDCVDDWEQYLDVMVDSIAQNSGRSCINASGVWTPRHAEKISHALAERLARIVPRAADDETAQLAPFTDKGVAARISTIIDQGLSEPGASDVSATARRTDRLLEWEGCSYLLPTIIHCEDATHPLANREFLFPFASVVNVSQDQIPDSLGPSLVVTAITNDPKLVQKLVASPNVDRLNLGAVPTNHVSWDQPHEGNLFEHLYARRAFQRAASA